The Flavobacterium jumunjinense genome includes a region encoding these proteins:
- the cas12a gene encoding type V CRISPR-associated protein Cas12a/Cpf1 translates to MKNFSNLYQVSKTIRFELKPIGSTLENIENKSLLKNDSIRAESYQKMKETIDEFHKYFIDLALNNKKLSYLNEYIALYTQSAEAKKEDKFKAEFKKVQDNLRKEIVSSFTEGEAKAIFSVLDKKELITIELEKWKNENNLAVYLDESFKSFTTYFTGFHQNRKNMYSAEANSTAIAYRLIHENLPKFIENSKAFEKSSQIAELQPKIEKLYKEFEAYLNVNSISELFEIDYFNEVLTQKGITVYNNIIGGRTATEGKQKIQGLNEIINLYNQTKPKNERLPKLKQLYKQILSDRISLSFLPDAFTEGKQVLKAVFEFYKINLLSYKQDGVEESQNLLELIQQVVKNLGNQDVNKIYLKNDTSLTTIAQQLFGDFSVFSAALQYRYETVVNPKYTAEYQKANEAKQEKLDKEKNKFVKQDYFSIAFLQEVVADYVKTLDENLDWKQKYTPSCIADYFTTHFIAKKENEADKTFNFIANIKAKYQCIQGILEQADDYEDELKQDQKLIDNIKFFLDAILEVVHFVKPLHLKSESITEKDNAFYDVFENYYEALNVVTSLYNMVRNYVTQKPYSTEKIKLNFENAQLLNGWDANKEKDYLTTILKRDGSYFLAIMDKKHNKTFQQLTEDDENYEKMVYKLLPGVNKMLPKVFFSNKNIAFFNPSREILDNYKNNTHKKGATFNLKDCHALIDFFKDSLNKHEDWKYFDFQFSETKTYQDLSGFYREVEHQGYKINFKKVSVSQIDTLIEEGKMYLFQIYNKDFSPYAKGKPNMHTLYWKALFETQNLENVIYKLNGQAEIFFRKASIKKKNIITHKAHQPIAAKNPLTPTAKNTFAYDLIKDKRYTVDKFQFHVPITMNFKATGNSYINQDVLAYLKDNPEVNIIGLDRGERHLVYLTLIDQKGTILLQESLNVIQDEKKATPYHTLLDNKEIARDKARKNWGSIESIKELKEGYISQVVHKITKMMIEHNAIVVMEDLNFGFKRGRFKVEKQIYQKLEKMLIDKLNYLVLKDKQPHELGGLYNALQLTNKFESFQKMGKQSGFLFYVPAWNTSKIDPTTGFVNYFYTKYENVEKAKTFFSKFESILYNKTKGYFEFVVKNYSDFNPKAADTRQEWTICTHGERIETKRQKEQNNNFVSTTIQLTEQFVTFFEKVGLDLSKELKTQLIAQNEKSFFEELYHLLKLTLQMRNSESHTEIDYLISPVANEKGIFYDSRKATASLPIDADANGAYHIAKKGLWIMEQINKTNSADDLKKVKLAISNREWLQYVQQVQKK, encoded by the coding sequence ATGAAAAACTTTAGCAACCTTTACCAAGTAAGTAAAACAATACGTTTTGAGTTAAAACCAATTGGTAGTACCTTAGAAAATATTGAAAACAAAAGTTTATTAAAAAATGATAGCATTAGAGCCGAAAGTTATCAGAAAATGAAAGAGACCATCGATGAGTTTCATAAATATTTTATCGATTTGGCTTTAAACAACAAAAAGTTAAGTTATTTAAACGAATATATAGCATTATATACCCAAAGTGCAGAAGCAAAAAAGGAAGATAAATTTAAAGCAGAATTTAAGAAAGTTCAAGATAATTTGCGAAAAGAAATTGTTTCTTCTTTTACAGAAGGAGAAGCTAAAGCTATTTTTTCAGTTTTAGATAAAAAAGAACTTATTACTATTGAATTAGAAAAATGGAAAAACGAAAATAACTTAGCAGTTTATTTAGATGAAAGTTTCAAATCATTTACTACCTATTTTACTGGTTTTCATCAAAATAGAAAAAATATGTATTCGGCAGAGGCTAATTCTACTGCTATTGCCTATCGTTTAATACATGAAAATTTACCCAAATTTATAGAAAACAGTAAAGCATTTGAAAAGAGTAGTCAAATAGCAGAATTGCAACCAAAAATTGAAAAGTTATATAAAGAATTTGAAGCCTATTTGAATGTGAACAGTATAAGTGAACTGTTTGAAATAGATTATTTTAATGAAGTGCTTACTCAAAAAGGAATTACTGTATATAACAACATTATAGGGGGTAGAACAGCAACAGAAGGCAAACAGAAAATTCAAGGGTTAAATGAAATTATTAATTTGTATAACCAAACCAAACCTAAAAATGAACGATTACCAAAACTAAAACAACTATACAAACAAATTTTGAGTGATCGCATTTCATTATCTTTTTTACCAGATGCTTTTACCGAAGGGAAACAAGTTTTAAAAGCCGTTTTCGAGTTTTATAAAATTAATTTGTTGAGCTATAAACAAGATGGAGTAGAAGAGAGTCAAAATCTTTTAGAATTGATACAGCAAGTTGTAAAAAATTTGGGTAATCAGGATGTAAACAAAATTTATCTTAAAAACGATACCAGTTTAACCACGATTGCACAACAATTATTTGGTGATTTTTCGGTTTTTTCTGCTGCTTTGCAATACCGTTATGAAACGGTTGTAAACCCAAAATATACAGCAGAATATCAAAAAGCAAACGAAGCTAAACAAGAAAAATTAGACAAAGAGAAAAACAAGTTTGTAAAACAAGACTATTTTTCTATTGCTTTTTTACAAGAAGTTGTTGCCGATTATGTTAAAACCTTAGATGAAAATTTAGATTGGAAACAAAAATATACACCTTCTTGTATTGCCGACTATTTTACTACCCATTTTATAGCAAAGAAAGAAAATGAGGCAGACAAAACTTTTAATTTTATTGCTAATATAAAAGCAAAATACCAGTGCATTCAAGGAATATTAGAACAAGCAGACGATTACGAAGACGAATTGAAACAAGACCAAAAACTTATTGATAATATAAAATTCTTTTTAGATGCCATTTTAGAAGTAGTACACTTCGTCAAACCGTTGCACTTAAAATCGGAAAGTATTACCGAAAAAGACAATGCTTTCTATGATGTTTTTGAAAACTATTATGAGGCTTTAAATGTAGTGACTTCGCTTTATAATATGGTGCGTAATTATGTGACTCAAAAACCGTATAGTACAGAAAAAATTAAATTGAATTTTGAAAATGCACAATTGCTAAATGGTTGGGATGCGAACAAAGAAAAAGATTATTTAACAACTATTCTTAAGAGGGATGGGAGCTATTTTTTAGCTATTATGGATAAAAAACATAATAAAACATTTCAGCAACTTACAGAAGATGATGAAAACTATGAAAAAATGGTTTATAAACTATTACCAGGCGTAAACAAAATGTTGCCAAAAGTTTTCTTTTCTAATAAGAATATAGCTTTCTTTAATCCTTCAAGAGAAATTTTAGACAATTATAAAAACAATACACATAAAAAAGGAGCAACATTTAATCTTAAAGATTGTCATGCATTAATAGATTTTTTTAAAGATTCGTTAAACAAACATGAAGATTGGAAATATTTCGATTTTCAATTTTCGGAAACCAAAACCTATCAAGATTTAAGTGGTTTTTATAGAGAAGTAGAACATCAAGGCTATAAAATAAATTTTAAAAAGGTGAGTGTTTCACAAATAGATACGCTAATAGAGGAGGGGAAAATGTATCTATTTCAAATTTATAATAAAGATTTTTCTCCCTATGCTAAAGGAAAACCGAATATGCACACGCTGTATTGGAAAGCTCTTTTTGAAACACAAAATTTAGAAAATGTGATTTACAAATTGAACGGTCAGGCTGAAATATTTTTTAGAAAAGCCTCTATTAAAAAGAAAAATATTATTACTCATAAAGCCCATCAACCCATTGCTGCAAAGAACCCTTTAACTCCAACGGCAAAAAATACTTTTGCTTATGATTTAATAAAAGACAAACGTTACACGGTAGATAAGTTTCAGTTTCATGTGCCTATAACCATGAATTTTAAAGCCACAGGAAACAGTTATATTAACCAAGATGTTTTAGCTTATTTAAAAGACAATCCAGAGGTTAACATTATTGGTCTGGATCGTGGAGAACGTCATTTGGTCTATTTAACGTTAATCGATCAAAAAGGGACTATTCTTTTGCAAGAAAGTTTAAATGTAATACAAGACGAAAAAAAAGCCACACCCTATCATACTTTGCTCGATAATAAAGAAATAGCGAGAGACAAGGCTCGAAAAAATTGGGGCAGTATAGAAAGCATTAAGGAACTAAAAGAAGGCTATATTAGTCAAGTAGTGCACAAGATTACAAAAATGATGATCGAGCATAATGCTATAGTAGTAATGGAAGATTTAAATTTCGGTTTTAAAAGAGGGCGTTTTAAAGTGGAAAAACAAATCTATCAAAAACTAGAAAAAATGTTGATTGATAAACTGAATTATTTAGTATTAAAAGACAAACAACCGCATGAACTAGGCGGACTATACAACGCTTTGCAATTGACCAATAAGTTTGAAAGTTTTCAGAAAATGGGTAAACAATCGGGATTTTTATTCTATGTTCCTGCTTGGAACACCAGTAAAATAGATCCTACAACTGGTTTTGTGAATTACTTTTATACCAAATATGAAAATGTAGAAAAAGCAAAGACTTTCTTTAGTAAGTTTGAAAGTATTCTATATAATAAGACCAAAGGGTATTTTGAATTTGTGGTTAAAAACTATAGTGATTTTAACCCAAAAGCAGCCGATACAAGACAAGAATGGACAATTTGTACGCATGGAGAAAGAATTGAAACCAAACGACAAAAAGAGCAAAACAACAACTTTGTAAGCACAACAATACAGCTAACAGAGCAGTTTGTAACCTTTTTTGAAAAAGTAGGTTTAGACCTTTCAAAAGAATTGAAAACCCAGCTAATAGCGCAAAATGAAAAGTCCTTTTTTGAAGAATTATACCATTTGTTAAAATTAACCTTGCAAATGCGAAACAGTGAAAGCCACACCGAAATAGATTATCTCATTTCTCCAGTAGCCAATGAAAAAGGAATCTTCTATGATAGTAGAAAAGCAACAGCAAGCTTACCAATAGATGCCGATGCAAACGGAGCCTATCATATTGCCAAAAAAGGATTGTGGATTATGGAGCAAATTAACAAAACCAACTCGGCAGACGATTTAAAGAAAGTGAAATTGGCTATTTCTAATAGAGAATGGTTGCAGTATGTGCAACAAGTACAAAAAAAATAG
- a CDS encoding DUF4132 domain-containing protein: MSIELALAKNVIENPLTRYKRELEECINNDFILKQIENNKLEKVVAEFGWQLVTIKNNNSYYISLGSEESTLFEKWVTNDMWDNPEYYDLLLYFFGETNAKYVKDTWNKLPYKAYQTGYTRRSFRAPNHDKILLVNQVNFLRTLLLGSYLYQYRNNIYYNLTIEEQIKYDTEIANPQNQFMIWSAAIDAGDQKVYQLIEAIIFNKETVGKVSKNIIKALLNSDKKSSWELVEKLLLAAQRQEGLRQTVLESLDETSIEALEYMINVIIENKLTRFSSVVRAIDTWTGLGWEAEKETTVRNILQFASHYFANQDSIPAGIQSKNNNEVYMALWVQGVLDIQKTVPYLHDLLENGSVEKKCLAIRFAGETNDPYIEMPIYYKALETENLQILAFLSYRMKALLEANTKGKYYINNPDYPNFFQKVYDLTQSITVKEKAFEGKVFSWSTVKFERDTLYASAMALVGENQEYLQLILDDFDNLSIHLREKITREILGKYYCYSFYALKDNALKDKETPTEFQRAFALKVIKDRGEAIMASAICTLSAVELNNTELDLFEDLLKRKNSTLKKNIIEMLIKQDDSILISFIDGIIEKGNIEQRMSALDLILQLQKAEKLAVKIEEWLKVFSEKSNLSERESKFLEQINPSNDIEVLSQENGYGFYDPNAISTYALPEIAKDSFYTQVTQNNKYGFSKPYEAIKEAIDRLYNLFEANKDYEYEIEYYDTTREKVLLGNNFSEQKRLKGKVTPEERFVNYPLHAVWENWYVTEGLQPIDLFLLSFATSCDRKVFRDTLEEYVFYYHKEIPNPKKDKYYWSNPLFTIINALKLKFPFKEKQDYLIDACSKLFSNLPESVLEYKYKPEKNDYYRNSDSGNGFQSESYFGVFLEAISLNELTTAQQHKVWNLYRWYQLSGLKENYAFSKPPLYMYCVAYENKYITEGELYEGILDGNRLSLLTGDKNNRRERDSANLMKNFSFLSPMIDKIRKTFLDIEVKRGDANTSVTHLVQRLEKIYGANRFVELLENVGKANLYKGYIYSWGYTEMSKQKLFSFLLKRCFPLQTDTQEAFNTLVQKSKLTEERLVQAAIYAPQWQKLISSYLDWKGLDEGIWWLHAHTKTSGYSDVNSELESEVAKYSAIDLQDFKSGAVDKDWFVSSYKQLGKAKWEILYDAAKFITDGNGHRRARLYSDTLTGSLKIREVTAKVKDKRDQDYLRVYGLVPLSKTNAEKDVLQRYEYLQQFKKESKEFGSMKQTSEALALSVAMENLARNAGYVDPMRLTWAMETKQVQQILSKDTAISFDDVTISLVINQEGKADLEVTKGDKKLKAIPAKLKKEKELIELTSYRKTMREQWSRSRKGLEEAMVRGDAFTLDEMTNLFEHPVISKHLEKLVFVVNDTQVGFFSSGNLVAATGEIIPLEENPTFRIAHCYDLHANAVWTDFQSYCFDNKLVQPFKQVFRELYVPTPDELAERAISRRYAGHQVHPKQTLALLKNKGWKVDYEEGLQKVFHAAGFQVKLYAMADWFSPAEVESPTLETIEFHSLKDYKNIPFEDINPRIFSEVMRDIDLVVSVAHVGGVDPEASHSSIEMRAVLLRETLRLFKINNVEVKESHALITGTMANYSVHLGSAVVHQTPGKYLSILPVHSQHRGRLFIPFADDDPKSAEVMSKVLLFAKDNEIQDPTILTQIDKKIAVN, translated from the coding sequence ATGTCAATTGAACTTGCATTAGCAAAAAATGTAATAGAGAATCCTCTTACTCGGTATAAAAGAGAATTAGAAGAATGTATAAATAATGATTTTATACTAAAGCAAATAGAAAATAATAAACTAGAAAAAGTGGTTGCAGAATTTGGATGGCAATTAGTAACCATAAAAAACAATAACAGTTATTACATTTCTTTAGGATCAGAAGAGTCAACTCTTTTTGAGAAATGGGTTACTAATGATATGTGGGACAATCCAGAATATTATGATTTATTACTTTATTTCTTTGGCGAAACCAATGCCAAATATGTAAAAGATACTTGGAATAAACTTCCTTATAAAGCCTATCAAACAGGGTATACAAGACGTTCATTTAGAGCTCCAAATCACGATAAAATTTTATTAGTGAACCAAGTTAATTTTCTAAGAACATTACTTTTAGGATCTTATTTGTATCAATATAGAAATAATATCTATTATAATTTAACTATAGAAGAGCAAATAAAATATGATACTGAAATAGCGAATCCTCAAAACCAGTTTATGATTTGGTCTGCAGCAATAGATGCTGGAGATCAAAAAGTATATCAATTAATTGAAGCTATTATTTTTAATAAAGAAACAGTAGGAAAAGTATCAAAAAATATAATTAAGGCCTTACTAAATAGTGACAAGAAAAGCTCTTGGGAACTTGTAGAAAAGTTATTGCTTGCTGCACAACGACAAGAAGGATTGCGTCAAACAGTTTTAGAATCGTTAGATGAAACAAGTATAGAAGCTCTAGAATACATGATAAACGTTATTATTGAAAATAAATTAACTCGTTTTTCATCAGTAGTAAGAGCAATAGATACTTGGACAGGACTAGGTTGGGAAGCAGAAAAAGAAACCACAGTGCGTAACATTCTTCAATTTGCATCGCACTATTTTGCAAATCAAGATAGTATACCAGCTGGTATTCAGAGTAAAAACAATAATGAGGTTTACATGGCATTATGGGTACAAGGTGTTTTAGATATTCAAAAAACAGTACCTTATTTGCATGATTTATTAGAAAATGGATCTGTAGAAAAAAAATGTTTAGCCATACGATTTGCTGGTGAAACCAACGATCCTTACATAGAAATGCCTATTTATTACAAAGCATTAGAAACTGAAAACCTTCAAATACTTGCTTTTTTATCTTATAGAATGAAAGCTTTGTTAGAAGCAAACACAAAGGGGAAATACTATATTAATAACCCAGATTACCCCAATTTTTTTCAAAAAGTATACGATTTAACACAGTCTATCACTGTAAAAGAAAAAGCATTTGAAGGGAAAGTATTCTCTTGGTCTACTGTTAAATTTGAACGCGATACGCTGTATGCTTCAGCAATGGCATTAGTAGGAGAAAATCAAGAATATTTACAACTGATATTAGACGATTTTGATAACCTATCAATTCATTTAAGAGAAAAAATAACCCGAGAAATACTAGGGAAATACTACTGTTATTCTTTTTATGCTTTAAAAGATAATGCTTTAAAAGATAAAGAAACACCTACCGAATTTCAGAGAGCGTTTGCTCTAAAAGTAATAAAAGATAGAGGAGAAGCTATAATGGCTTCGGCTATTTGTACATTGAGTGCTGTAGAATTAAATAATACAGAATTAGATCTTTTTGAAGACTTATTAAAACGTAAAAATTCTACTTTAAAGAAAAACATTATTGAAATGCTAATAAAACAAGACGATAGCATTTTAATCTCTTTTATAGATGGAATTATTGAAAAAGGGAATATTGAGCAACGAATGAGTGCTTTAGACCTTATTTTGCAACTTCAAAAAGCAGAAAAATTAGCTGTAAAAATAGAAGAATGGCTAAAAGTATTTTCAGAAAAAAGTAACCTTTCTGAAAGGGAATCTAAGTTTTTAGAACAAATAAATCCATCTAATGATATAGAAGTATTATCACAAGAAAATGGCTATGGTTTTTATGATCCGAATGCAATTTCTACTTATGCTTTACCCGAAATAGCAAAAGATTCTTTCTACACACAAGTAACCCAAAATAATAAATATGGTTTTTCAAAACCGTATGAGGCAATCAAAGAAGCAATAGATAGATTATATAATCTTTTTGAAGCCAACAAAGATTATGAATATGAAATAGAATATTATGATACTACTAGAGAGAAAGTACTGTTAGGAAATAACTTTAGTGAACAAAAGAGATTAAAAGGCAAAGTAACTCCAGAAGAGCGTTTTGTGAATTATCCATTGCATGCAGTTTGGGAAAACTGGTATGTTACTGAAGGTTTACAGCCTATAGATTTATTCTTACTGAGTTTTGCAACGTCTTGCGATAGAAAAGTATTTAGGGATACATTAGAAGAATATGTTTTCTATTATCATAAAGAAATTCCTAATCCTAAGAAAGATAAATACTATTGGTCCAATCCTTTATTTACAATTATAAATGCATTAAAACTAAAATTCCCTTTCAAAGAAAAACAAGATTACCTTATAGATGCCTGTTCAAAACTGTTTAGTAATTTGCCTGAATCAGTTTTAGAATATAAATACAAGCCCGAAAAAAACGATTACTATAGAAATTCAGACAGCGGTAATGGTTTTCAAAGCGAATCTTATTTTGGTGTGTTCTTAGAAGCAATTTCGCTTAATGAATTAACTACAGCACAACAACATAAAGTTTGGAACTTATATAGATGGTATCAATTGTCTGGCTTAAAAGAAAATTATGCTTTTAGCAAACCTCCTTTGTACATGTATTGTGTGGCTTATGAAAATAAATATATTACTGAAGGAGAATTATATGAGGGTATTTTAGATGGTAACAGGTTGTCTTTACTAACAGGAGATAAAAACAACCGTAGAGAGCGTGATAGTGCTAATTTAATGAAAAACTTTTCTTTCTTATCGCCAATGATAGATAAAATAAGAAAAACATTTTTAGATATTGAAGTGAAGCGAGGGGATGCTAATACATCCGTAACTCATTTAGTACAACGTTTGGAAAAAATATACGGAGCCAATCGTTTTGTAGAACTGCTAGAAAACGTAGGGAAAGCCAATCTATACAAAGGCTATATTTATTCATGGGGGTATACCGAAATGAGCAAGCAAAAACTATTTAGTTTTTTATTAAAAAGATGCTTCCCATTGCAAACGGATACTCAAGAAGCATTTAACACCTTAGTACAAAAAAGTAAACTTACAGAAGAACGATTAGTTCAGGCAGCTATTTATGCACCACAATGGCAAAAACTAATTAGCAGTTATCTCGATTGGAAAGGGTTAGATGAGGGTATTTGGTGGTTACATGCTCATACTAAAACATCGGGTTATAGCGATGTTAATTCTGAATTAGAAAGCGAAGTAGCTAAATATTCTGCAATAGACTTGCAAGACTTTAAAAGCGGAGCTGTTGATAAAGACTGGTTTGTATCATCATACAAACAATTAGGAAAAGCCAAATGGGAAATATTATATGATGCAGCCAAGTTTATAACCGATGGAAACGGACATCGTAGAGCGCGCTTATATTCTGATACTTTAACGGGAAGTTTAAAAATTAGAGAAGTAACTGCAAAGGTAAAAGACAAACGCGATCAAGATTATTTGCGTGTTTATGGATTAGTTCCACTTAGTAAAACCAATGCAGAAAAAGACGTTTTACAGCGCTATGAATACTTGCAACAATTTAAAAAAGAGAGTAAAGAGTTTGGTTCCATGAAACAAACTAGTGAAGCTTTGGCTCTTAGCGTTGCTATGGAAAACTTAGCCCGAAATGCAGGCTATGTGGACCCAATGCGATTAACTTGGGCAATGGAAACCAAACAAGTACAGCAAATATTATCAAAAGATACTGCTATTTCTTTTGATGATGTAACCATTAGCTTAGTTATTAACCAAGAAGGTAAAGCCGATTTAGAAGTAACCAAAGGTGATAAAAAATTAAAAGCTATACCTGCCAAATTAAAGAAAGAAAAAGAGCTAATAGAACTAACTAGTTATAGAAAAACCATGCGAGAGCAATGGTCTCGTTCAAGAAAAGGACTCGAAGAAGCTATGGTAAGGGGTGATGCTTTTACATTAGACGAAATGACAAACCTATTTGAACATCCAGTAATTTCTAAACATTTAGAAAAACTAGTATTTGTAGTCAATGATACACAAGTAGGTTTCTTTTCTTCGGGTAATTTAGTAGCTGCTACAGGAGAAATTATTCCATTAGAAGAAAACCCAACATTTAGAATAGCACATTGTTATGATTTGCATGCCAATGCTGTTTGGACAGATTTCCAATCGTATTGTTTTGATAACAAGTTAGTACAGCCATTTAAACAAGTTTTTAGAGAGTTATATGTACCAACACCCGATGAGTTAGCTGAAAGAGCTATTTCTCGTCGCTATGCAGGACATCAAGTACATCCAAAACAAACTTTGGCTCTTTTAAAGAACAAAGGCTGGAAAGTAGATTATGAAGAAGGCTTGCAAAAAGTATTTCATGCAGCAGGTTTTCAAGTAAAACTATATGCTATGGCCGATTGGTTTTCTCCAGCAGAAGTAGAAAGTCCAACATTAGAAACTATTGAGTTTCATTCGTTAAAAGATTATAAAAACATTCCTTTTGAAGACATTAACCCAAGAATATTTTCAGAAGTAATGCGCGACATAGATCTTGTAGTGAGCGTAGCCCATGTTGGAGGAGTAGATCCAGAAGCCAGTCATTCTTCTATTGAAATGCGTGCTGTTTTATTAAGGGAAACACTACGATTGTTCAAAATTAATAATGTTGAGGTAAAAGAATCACATGCTTTAATTACTGGAACTATGGCAAATTATAGTGTTCATTTGGGTAGTGCTGTTGTGCATCAAACACCAGGGAAATATTTATCCATTTTACCTGTTCATTCACAACACAGAGGTAGACTATTCATTCCATTTGCCGATGATGATCCGAAATCGGCAGAAGTAATGTCGAAAGTACTCTTGTTTGCCAAAGACAATGAGATACAAGACCCAACTATTCTTACGCAAATAGATAAGAAGATAGCTGTAAACTAA
- a CDS encoding MGH1-like glycoside hydrolase domain-containing protein, whose product MNCIFRKIIIAFFFIGVVVAQQNETSLKLSKNVLDYKGNPKEAKDRTSLVFSDKGAWFGFGFLDNESVKGGFSGPYLLTEQNGVWLSNSFVALQLLDEKGNNVIDWKENRVAQNSFLSHLEQTFKNDKVNVKEELFFSSGHSALLQITITNSSLEKIKLSPVFQGTSFLDEMSFTQEKETLKIVSKKSNAVGYIQFFNANSISTTNNDYKAQIKEIELQPKETKEIKVAISFIFPQYSWEEEKKKITASSFMADLEQTKLEKKALLEKVLANKKVIYSDAIYSKLVSKTLLTLQNNTRIAAEGLQHDGLFPSYHYEWFNGFWAWDSWKHAVALARYDSALAKNQVRAMFDYQDENGFIPDCIYRDTIIEPNNYRNTKSPLAAWAVWEIYKQDKDRHFLKEMYPKLKKYHNWWYSNRDHDKDGICEFGSTDGTLIAAKWESGMDNAVRFDESLLLKNNETAFSLNQESVDLNSFLYVEKNELSKIALLLDLETEAKQWKAESVALKAKIQQQFWDSSSGWFFDTSLDGKNKIKVMGCEGYLPLWAKVASKEQAESIQLNMLNESIFNTYVPLPTLAVNEPKFAPDNGYWRGPIWLDQSYFGIKGLEKYGYIDEANSLARKLIHNAEGVLEEGEAIRENYQPLSGKGLEAYNFSWSAAHYFLLLLKE is encoded by the coding sequence ATGAACTGTATTTTTAGAAAGATAATAATTGCTTTTTTCTTTATAGGTGTTGTTGTTGCTCAACAAAACGAAACAAGTCTAAAATTGAGTAAGAATGTTTTAGATTATAAAGGAAACCCTAAAGAAGCAAAAGACAGAACATCATTGGTGTTTTCTGATAAAGGAGCTTGGTTTGGGTTTGGTTTTCTTGATAATGAAAGTGTAAAAGGAGGCTTTTCTGGACCTTATCTCTTAACGGAACAAAACGGTGTTTGGCTGAGTAACTCTTTTGTTGCACTACAATTATTAGATGAAAAAGGAAACAATGTTATTGATTGGAAAGAAAATCGAGTAGCTCAAAATAGTTTTTTAAGCCATTTAGAACAAACATTTAAAAATGATAAGGTTAATGTTAAAGAAGAATTGTTTTTCTCGTCTGGACATTCTGCATTATTACAAATAACAATTACTAATAGTAGTTTAGAAAAGATTAAACTCTCTCCTGTTTTTCAAGGGACTAGTTTTTTGGACGAAATGAGTTTCACACAGGAGAAAGAAACACTAAAAATTGTTTCAAAAAAGAGTAATGCTGTTGGGTATATTCAATTTTTTAATGCGAATTCTATTAGTACCACAAACAATGATTATAAGGCTCAAATTAAAGAAATAGAATTACAACCTAAAGAAACAAAGGAAATCAAAGTAGCAATAAGCTTTATTTTTCCACAATATTCATGGGAAGAGGAAAAGAAAAAAATAACCGCTTCTTCTTTCATGGCAGATTTAGAACAAACTAAATTAGAGAAAAAGGCACTACTAGAAAAAGTACTTGCTAATAAGAAAGTAATTTATAGCGATGCGATTTATTCGAAATTAGTGTCTAAAACACTGCTAACATTACAAAACAACACCAGAATTGCTGCCGAAGGATTGCAACATGATGGATTGTTTCCTAGTTATCATTATGAATGGTTTAATGGTTTTTGGGCTTGGGATAGTTGGAAACATGCTGTAGCATTAGCAAGATATGATTCGGCTTTAGCAAAAAACCAAGTGAGAGCTATGTTTGATTATCAAGATGAAAACGGATTCATTCCAGATTGTATTTATAGAGACACAATTATAGAACCTAACAATTATAGAAATACAAAATCACCTTTAGCGGCTTGGGCAGTTTGGGAAATATACAAGCAAGATAAAGACAGACACTTCCTTAAAGAAATGTATCCAAAGCTTAAAAAGTATCATAATTGGTGGTATAGTAATCGCGATCATGATAAAGATGGAATTTGTGAATTTGGTTCGACCGATGGCACTTTAATTGCAGCAAAATGGGAAAGCGGAATGGACAATGCCGTTCGTTTTGATGAAAGTCTGTTGCTTAAAAATAATGAAACCGCTTTTTCACTCAATCAGGAAAGTGTCGATTTGAATTCTTTTTTATATGTTGAAAAAAACGAATTGTCTAAAATAGCATTATTACTAGATTTAGAAACAGAAGCAAAACAATGGAAAGCAGAAAGTGTAGCACTTAAAGCAAAAATTCAACAACAATTTTGGGATAGTAGTTCAGGGTGGTTTTTTGATACATCATTAGACGGAAAGAATAAAATAAAAGTAATGGGTTGTGAAGGATATTTACCGTTATGGGCAAAAGTGGCATCAAAAGAACAGGCTGAGTCGATACAATTAAATATGCTAAACGAAAGCATTTTCAATACCTATGTACCTTTACCAACTTTAGCTGTAAATGAACCAAAATTTGCACCCGATAATGGTTATTGGAGAGGACCAATTTGGCTAGATCAAAGTTATTTTGGTATAAAAGGACTAGAAAAATATGGATATATAGATGAAGCAAATAGTTTAGCCAGAAAACTTATTCATAATGCAGAAGGAGTTCTTGAAGAGGGAGAAGCAATTAGAGAAAACTATCAACCCCTTTCAGGAAAAGGTTTAGAAGCCTACAATTTCAGCTGGTCGGCTGCACATTATTTCTTGTTGTTACTTAAAGAATAA